In the Drosophila takahashii strain IR98-3 E-12201 chromosome 3R, DtakHiC1v2, whole genome shotgun sequence genome, one interval contains:
- the LOC108068479 gene encoding patj homolog isoform X2 has protein sequence MVLSTEWSQVEVIDLINDGNGLGFILVGGRSTGVVIKALTPGGVAERDGRLQLGDHLLQIGEVNLRGFSSEQVATVLRQTGAQVRLIVARPVEPTAIDYQTLACQAPIIPTKLLSDPEELSRHLFQNPSFATAAAAAAAAAAAAAGSTGGGDVLDVASLVGLVRGGPAEGSELSAVEPPLVTAPAQLQLSELGGDLADFPLPPIPGVQSESNGAGQRPCPRLDLDIVPFSILSPPPRPALQMLPLETQWQNHQHIETVIADSKRKKLLANEDGGSSGSASASGSGSPDSYMDSPETETYVVELHKNVYGLGITVAGYVCEEEDLSGIFVKSIIEGSAAETSGQIQINDRIVAVDGRSLSGVTNHQAVELLRNTDIEVHLTLERFLRGRKYEHLQVALTEIKGSSAPSGLDRNQDKDQDQESQLSMPGSPSIATLSWLPPKSLDADSIATEGDEAVEAEDVGISGAEDEFQELPSRDTVESNMSHVLDRSDHSGGGGGGPRISPIAPPLTNGRSLNLADDSGNDTDEQGHQNDEPVARRLSKPETVERLKDVETETDPETDPGQLATPTNEAPAPVKAASPTAASLRVAWKSLGISLEGTVDVECGIEKRPHHYIRSILADGPVGRQGILRPGDELLQVNEHKLQGLRHIEVVKILKELPARVKLVCARGTRVPSIINTSQNPEAFETRSLLPGGHQSLQNLLSKAQSESSLYTSSTATLTDAGGAAGGSGGGAGGGGNGGARSKSLENVSGLALWSCEVTAVDIEKTEQGFGFSILDYQDPLDSEGSVIVIRGLIRGGAAEATNEIYPGDRLMSVGDRLLQGLELDEAVSILKAMPPGLTRLGICRPLSASDSNSNSNIASPLGDSAST, from the exons CAACGATGGCAACGGGCTGGGCTTCATCCTCGTGGGCGGTCGCAGCACCGGTGTGGTGATCAAGGCCCTCACcccggggggcgtggccgagAGGGATGGCCGCCTGCAGCTGGGCGACCATCTGCTGCAGATCGGCGAGGTCAATCTGCGTGGCTTCAGCTCGGAGCAGGTGGCAACAGTTCTTCGTCAGACCGGAGCTCAGGTGCGTCTGATTGTGGCGCGGCCGGTGGAGCCGACGGCCATCGATTACCAAACGCTGGCCTGTCAGGCGCCGATTATACCAACTAAGCTCCTCTCCGACCCGGAAGAACTGTCGCGTCATCTCTTCCAGAATCCCAGTTTTGCAACAgcggccgctgctgctgctgctgctgcggctgctgcagcAGGCTCCACCGGTGGTGGCGATGTCCTGGATGTGGCCAGTTTGGTGGGTCTGGTGCGCGGTGGTCCGGCTGAGGGCTCGGAACTGTCTGCCGTGGAACCACCATTGGTTACTGCTCCCGCTCAGCTGCAACTGAGCGAACTGGGCGGCGACCTGGCTGACTTCCCACTGCCTCCGATTCCTGGCGTCCAATCCGAATCCAACGGAGCTGGACAAAGACCCTGCCCGCGACTGGATCTGGACATCGTGCCCTTCTCCATACTGTCGCCTCCGCCAAGACCCGCCCTGCAGATGCTGCCCCTGGAGACCCAATGGCAGAACCACCAGCACATCGAGACTGTGATAGCCGATAGCAAGCGCAAGAAGCTGTTGGCCAACGAAGATGGCGGCTCCTCGGGTTCCGCTTCCGCTTCCGGTTCCGGTTCGCCCGACTCCTACATGGACTCGCCGGAAACGGAAACCTATGTGGTGGAGCTGCACAAGAACGTCTATGGACTGGGCATCACGGTGGCCGGCTACGTttgcgaggaggaggatctgTCGGGGATCTTCGTGAAGAGCATCATCGAGGGCAGTGCCGCGGAGACCAGTGGTCAGATCCAAATTAACGATCGCATTGTGGCCGTGGATGGGAGATCCCTGTCGGGGGTGACCAACCACCAGGCGGTGGAGTTGCTGCGCAACACGGACATCGAGGTTCATCTGACCCTGGAGCGTTTCCTGAGGGGCAGGAAGTACGAGCACCTGCAAGTGGCCCTCACGGAAATCAAAGGCAGCTCGGCGCCCTCGGGCTTGGATAGAAATCAGGACAAGGACCAGGATCAGGAGTCGCAGCTTTCGATGCCGGGCTCACCGTCGATAGCCACGCTCAGTTGGCTGCCACCCAAGTCGCTGGATGCCGATTCCATAGCCACCGAAGGCGACGAGGCCGTTGAGGCGGAGGATGTTGGCATTTCGGGGGCAGAGGATGAGTTCCAAGAGCTGCCATCCCGGGACACCGTGGAGTCGAACATGTCGCACGTGCTGGACCGCAGTGATCACagtggcggaggaggaggagggcccAGGATAAGTCCCATAGCTCCTCCGCTCACCAATGGCCGTAGTTTAAACCTGGCCGATGACAGTGGCAATGACACGGATGAGCAGGGCCATCAGAATGATGAGCCCGTGGCCCGCAGGTTGTCCAAGCCAGAGACGGTGGAGAGGTTGAAAGATgtggaaaccgaaaccgatCCCGAAACCGATCCTGGCCagctggccacgcccacgaACGAGGCGCCGGCACCTGTGAAGGCGGCCAGCCCGACAGCCGCCTCGCTGCGCGTGGCCTGGAAAA GTCTAGGGATCAGCCTCGAGGGCACCGTGGACGTGGAGTGCGGCATTGAGAAGCGTCCGCATCATTACATACGCTCTATCCTAGCCGATGGGCCAGTGGGTCGCCAGGGCATCCTGCGTCCTGGGGATGAGCTCCTGCAGGTGAACGAGCACAAGCTGCAGGGATTGCGGCACATCGAGGTGGTCAAGATCCTCAAGGAGCTGCCCGCCAGGGTTAAGTTGGTCTGCGCCCGCGGCACTCGCGTTCCGTCGATCATAAATACCTCGCAGAATCCGGAGGCCTTCGAGACCCGCAGCCTTCTGCCCGGCGGCCACCAGAGTCTCCAGAATCTGCTGAGCAAGGCGCAGTCGGAGAGCTCGCTCTACACGTCCAGCACGGCGACTTTAACGGATGCGGGAGGAGCAGCCGGAGGAtcgggaggaggagcaggaggaggtggaAATGGAGGAGCTCGATCCAAGTCACTGGAGAATGTCTCGGGGTTGGCTTTGTGGAGCTGCGAAGTGACCGCCGTGGATATCGAGAAAACGGAACAGGGATTCGGATTCTCCATTTTGGACTACCAGGATCCCCTCGACTCCGAGGGCAGTGTGATCGTGATTCGCGGCCTGATACGCGGTGGTGCTGCGGAGGCAACCAATGAGATATATCCGGGCGATCGGCTGATGAGCGTCGGCGATCGACTGCTCCAGGGCCTCGAGCTGGACGAGGCGGTGTCCATCCTGAAGGCCATGCCGCCGGGACTCACGCGACTGGGCATCTGCCGACCGCTCTCCGCCTcggacagcaacagcaatagcaaTATAGCCTCGCCCCTGGGCGATTCCGCCAGCACATAG
- the LOC108068479 gene encoding patj homolog isoform X1, with protein MVLSTEWSQVEVIDLINDGNGLGFILVGGRSTGVVIKALTPGGVAERDGRLQLGDHLLQIGEVNLRGFSSEQVATVLRQTGAQVRLIVARPVEPTAIDYQTLACQAPIIPTKLLSDPEELSRHLFQNPSFATAAAAAAAAAAAAAGSTGGGDVLDVASLVGLVRGGPAEGSELSAVEPPLVTAPAQLQLSELGGDLADFPLPPIPGVQSESNGAGQRPCPRLDLDIVPFSILSPPPRPALQMLPLETQWQNHQHIETVIADSKRKKLLANEDGGSSGSASASGSGSPDSYMDSPETETYVVELHKNVYGLGITVAGYVCEEEDLSGIFVKSIIEGSAAETSGQIQINDRIVAVDGRSLSGVTNHQAVELLRNTDIEVHLTLERFLRGRKYEHLQVALTEIKGSSAPSGLDRNQDKDQDQESQLSMPGSPSIATLSWLPPKSLDADSIATEGDEAVEAEDVGISGAEDEFQELPSRDTVESNMSHVLDRSDHSGGGGGGPRISPIAPPLTNGRSLNLADDSGNDTDEQGHQNDEPVARRLSKPETVERLKDVETETDPETDPGQLATPTNEAPAPVKAASPTAASLRVAWKSEFPDSEILVAEINKLSGLGISLEGTVDVECGIEKRPHHYIRSILADGPVGRQGILRPGDELLQVNEHKLQGLRHIEVVKILKELPARVKLVCARGTRVPSIINTSQNPEAFETRSLLPGGHQSLQNLLSKAQSESSLYTSSTATLTDAGGAAGGSGGGAGGGGNGGARSKSLENVSGLALWSCEVTAVDIEKTEQGFGFSILDYQDPLDSEGSVIVIRGLIRGGAAEATNEIYPGDRLMSVGDRLLQGLELDEAVSILKAMPPGLTRLGICRPLSASDSNSNSNIASPLGDSAST; from the coding sequence CAACGATGGCAACGGGCTGGGCTTCATCCTCGTGGGCGGTCGCAGCACCGGTGTGGTGATCAAGGCCCTCACcccggggggcgtggccgagAGGGATGGCCGCCTGCAGCTGGGCGACCATCTGCTGCAGATCGGCGAGGTCAATCTGCGTGGCTTCAGCTCGGAGCAGGTGGCAACAGTTCTTCGTCAGACCGGAGCTCAGGTGCGTCTGATTGTGGCGCGGCCGGTGGAGCCGACGGCCATCGATTACCAAACGCTGGCCTGTCAGGCGCCGATTATACCAACTAAGCTCCTCTCCGACCCGGAAGAACTGTCGCGTCATCTCTTCCAGAATCCCAGTTTTGCAACAgcggccgctgctgctgctgctgctgcggctgctgcagcAGGCTCCACCGGTGGTGGCGATGTCCTGGATGTGGCCAGTTTGGTGGGTCTGGTGCGCGGTGGTCCGGCTGAGGGCTCGGAACTGTCTGCCGTGGAACCACCATTGGTTACTGCTCCCGCTCAGCTGCAACTGAGCGAACTGGGCGGCGACCTGGCTGACTTCCCACTGCCTCCGATTCCTGGCGTCCAATCCGAATCCAACGGAGCTGGACAAAGACCCTGCCCGCGACTGGATCTGGACATCGTGCCCTTCTCCATACTGTCGCCTCCGCCAAGACCCGCCCTGCAGATGCTGCCCCTGGAGACCCAATGGCAGAACCACCAGCACATCGAGACTGTGATAGCCGATAGCAAGCGCAAGAAGCTGTTGGCCAACGAAGATGGCGGCTCCTCGGGTTCCGCTTCCGCTTCCGGTTCCGGTTCGCCCGACTCCTACATGGACTCGCCGGAAACGGAAACCTATGTGGTGGAGCTGCACAAGAACGTCTATGGACTGGGCATCACGGTGGCCGGCTACGTttgcgaggaggaggatctgTCGGGGATCTTCGTGAAGAGCATCATCGAGGGCAGTGCCGCGGAGACCAGTGGTCAGATCCAAATTAACGATCGCATTGTGGCCGTGGATGGGAGATCCCTGTCGGGGGTGACCAACCACCAGGCGGTGGAGTTGCTGCGCAACACGGACATCGAGGTTCATCTGACCCTGGAGCGTTTCCTGAGGGGCAGGAAGTACGAGCACCTGCAAGTGGCCCTCACGGAAATCAAAGGCAGCTCGGCGCCCTCGGGCTTGGATAGAAATCAGGACAAGGACCAGGATCAGGAGTCGCAGCTTTCGATGCCGGGCTCACCGTCGATAGCCACGCTCAGTTGGCTGCCACCCAAGTCGCTGGATGCCGATTCCATAGCCACCGAAGGCGACGAGGCCGTTGAGGCGGAGGATGTTGGCATTTCGGGGGCAGAGGATGAGTTCCAAGAGCTGCCATCCCGGGACACCGTGGAGTCGAACATGTCGCACGTGCTGGACCGCAGTGATCACagtggcggaggaggaggagggcccAGGATAAGTCCCATAGCTCCTCCGCTCACCAATGGCCGTAGTTTAAACCTGGCCGATGACAGTGGCAATGACACGGATGAGCAGGGCCATCAGAATGATGAGCCCGTGGCCCGCAGGTTGTCCAAGCCAGAGACGGTGGAGAGGTTGAAAGATgtggaaaccgaaaccgatCCCGAAACCGATCCTGGCCagctggccacgcccacgaACGAGGCGCCGGCACCTGTGAAGGCGGCCAGCCCGACAGCCGCCTCGCTGCGCGTGGCCTGGAAAAGTGAGTTTCCCGACAGTGAAATTTTAGTTgccgaaataaataaactttcagGTCTAGGGATCAGCCTCGAGGGCACCGTGGACGTGGAGTGCGGCATTGAGAAGCGTCCGCATCATTACATACGCTCTATCCTAGCCGATGGGCCAGTGGGTCGCCAGGGCATCCTGCGTCCTGGGGATGAGCTCCTGCAGGTGAACGAGCACAAGCTGCAGGGATTGCGGCACATCGAGGTGGTCAAGATCCTCAAGGAGCTGCCCGCCAGGGTTAAGTTGGTCTGCGCCCGCGGCACTCGCGTTCCGTCGATCATAAATACCTCGCAGAATCCGGAGGCCTTCGAGACCCGCAGCCTTCTGCCCGGCGGCCACCAGAGTCTCCAGAATCTGCTGAGCAAGGCGCAGTCGGAGAGCTCGCTCTACACGTCCAGCACGGCGACTTTAACGGATGCGGGAGGAGCAGCCGGAGGAtcgggaggaggagcaggaggaggtggaAATGGAGGAGCTCGATCCAAGTCACTGGAGAATGTCTCGGGGTTGGCTTTGTGGAGCTGCGAAGTGACCGCCGTGGATATCGAGAAAACGGAACAGGGATTCGGATTCTCCATTTTGGACTACCAGGATCCCCTCGACTCCGAGGGCAGTGTGATCGTGATTCGCGGCCTGATACGCGGTGGTGCTGCGGAGGCAACCAATGAGATATATCCGGGCGATCGGCTGATGAGCGTCGGCGATCGACTGCTCCAGGGCCTCGAGCTGGACGAGGCGGTGTCCATCCTGAAGGCCATGCCGCCGGGACTCACGCGACTGGGCATCTGCCGACCGCTCTCCGCCTcggacagcaacagcaatagcaaTATAGCCTCGCCCCTGGGCGATTCCGCCAGCACATAG